Proteins from a genomic interval of Neodiprion lecontei isolate iyNeoLeco1 chromosome 2, iyNeoLeco1.1, whole genome shotgun sequence:
- the LOC107218773 gene encoding kelch-like protein diablo isoform X1 has protein sequence MQAVHPARLHRWFVSPHRSCVMIVSSRLILPLNFNKPTTHTCSFSVTTFQYRPSHNVFGARVPLQVPEQIDSVWGWASPPLRLQLAGGSRGASGSAGTGAGAQASQRMGEMVVERAPSPLRLGHTSEKHPGATLTELNVLRRHRELCDVVLNVGTRKIFAHRVILSACSPYFRAMFTGELAESRQTEVTIRDIDEVAMEQLIDFCYTSQIIVEEANVQTLLPAACLLQLAEIQDVCCEFLKRQLDPSNCLGIRAFADTHSCRELLRIADKFTQHNFQEVMESEEFLLLPVGQLVDIISSDELNVRTEEQVFSAVMNWVKYNVTERRQHLALVLQHVRLPLLSPKFLVGTVGSDLLVRSDDACRDLVDEAKNYLLLPQERPLMQGPRTRPRKPTRRGEVLFAVGGWCSGDAIASVERFDPNTADWKMVAPMSKRRCGVGVAVLNDLLYAVGGHDGQSYLNSIERYDPQTNQWSCDVAPTTSCRTSVGVAVLDGFLYAVGGQDGVQCLNHVERYDPKENKWSKVAPMTTRRLGVAVAVLGGYLYAIGGSDGQSPLTTVERYDPRQNKWSQVSPMSTRRKHLGCAVFNNLIYAVGGRDDCMELSSAEKYHPLTNSWSPIVAMTSRRSGVGLAVVNGQLYAVGGFDGTAYLKTIEVYDPEQNQWRLCGCMNYRRLGGGVGVMRAPQTENYIW, from the exons ATAGACTCGGTGTGGGGTTGGGCGTCACCCCCGCTGCGCCTCCAATTAGCCGGGGGGTCTCGGGGCGCCTCGGGGAGTGCAGGCACTGGTGCTGGTGCCCAGGCCTCACAGAGAATGGGCGAAATGGTGGTGGAGCGAGCTCCGTCCCCTCTACGCCTTGGCCACACCTCCGAGAAGCACCCCGGCGCCACCCTGACGGAACTAAATGTATTGCGAAGACACAGAGAACTTTGCGACGTTGTTCTCAACGTTGGaacgagaaaaatatttgctcACAGAGTCATACTGTCCGCATGCAGCCCTTATTTCAG GGCAATGTTTACTGGCGAATTGGCAGAGTCACGACAAACAGAAGTAACCATTAGGGACATCGATGAGGTCGCAATGGAGCAGCTAATAGACTTTTGTTACACTTCTCAAATAATAGTCGAAGAAGCAAACGTTCAGACTCTCTTACCGGCAGCGTGCCTTCTCCAACTCGCTGAGATCCAAGATGTTTGTTGTGAATTTCTTAAACGACAATTAGACCCATCAAACTGCCTTGGTATTCGCGCCTTTGCTGACACTCACTCCTGCAGAGAACTTTTACGCATCGCCGACAAATTTACCCAGCATAATTTTCAAGAG GTAATGGAGAGCGAAGAGTTCCTGTTGCTCCCTGTAGGTCAGCTAGTGGATATCATATCATCAGACGAATTGAACGTCCGAACTGAGGAACAAGTTTTTAGTGCAGTAATGAACTGGGTAAAGTACAATGTAACAGAGCGGAGACAACATCTAGCACTAGTGTTACAACACGTGCGACTCCCACTTCTGAGTCCGAAGTTCTTAGTAGGAACAGTAGGATCGGATTTACTTGTTCGTTCGGACGACGCATGTCGGGATTTGGTAGACGAAGCGAAAAATTATCTGTTGCTACCACAAGAACGTCCCTTAATGCAGGGTCCACGAACGAGACCAAGGAAGCCAACACGACGTGGAGAAGTTTTGTTCGCTGTAGGAGGATGGTGTTCAGGGGATGCAATCGCCAGTGTTGAAAGATTCGACCCCAACACAGCTGACTGGAAAATGGTAGCGCCCATGAGCAAAAGAAGATGCGGTGTTGGGGTTGCAGTACTTAATGACTTGCTGTACGCAGTTGGAGGCCATGACGGACAAAGCTACTTAAATAGCATCGAGCGATATGATCCCCAGACTAATCAATGGTCGTGTGATGTCGCACCAACAACTTCATGCCGTACTAGTGTGGGTGTTGCTGTTTTAGATGGATTTCTATATGCCGTTGGTGGGCAAGACGGCGTGCAGTGTCTAAATCATGTAGAAAG ATACGACCCGAAGGAGAACAAGTGGTCCAAAGTCGCGCCTATGACAACCCGAAGACTAGGAGTTGCAGTTGCTGTGTTAGGAGGATATTTGTACGCAATCGGCGGGTCCGATGGTCAATCGCCCCTGACTACAGTAGAAAGATACGATCCTAGACAAAATAAATGGTCGCAAGTTTCACCGATGTCAACAAGACGCAAACACCTCGGTTGTGCAGTGTTCAATAATCTTATATACGCAGTCGGTGGAAGAGACGATTGCATGGAGCTATCTAGCGCCGAAAAATATCACCCTCTCACTAACTCTTGGAGTCCCATTGTGGCCATGACGTCCAGGAGAAGTGGG GTCGGTTTGGCAGTTGTAAACGGTCAACTTTATGCCGTTGGTGGATTTGATGGAACAGCATATCTAAAAACAATCGAAGTTTATGACCCAGAGCAAAATCAATGGCGGTTGTGTGGTTGTATGAATTATCGAAGGCTAGGCGGAGGTGTTGGAGTGATGCGAGCCCCACAAACTGAGAATTATATTTGGTAG
- the LOC107218773 gene encoding kelch-like protein diablo isoform X3, producing MGEMVVERAPSPLRLGHTSEKHPGATLTELNVLRRHRELCDVVLNVGTRKIFAHRVILSACSPYFRAMFTGELAESRQTEVTIRDIDEVAMEQLIDFCYTSQIIVEEANVQTLLPAACLLQLAEIQDVCCEFLKRQLDPSNCLGIRAFADTHSCRELLRIADKFTQHNFQEVMESEEFLLLPVGQLVDIISSDELNVRTEEQVFSAVMNWVKYNVTERRQHLALVLQHVRLPLLSPKFLVGTVGSDLLVRSDDACRDLVDEAKNYLLLPQERPLMQGPRTRPRKPTRRGEVLFAVGGWCSGDAIASVERFDPNTADWKMVAPMSKRRCGVGVAVLNDLLYAVGGHDGQSYLNSIERYDPQTNQWSCDVAPTTSCRTSVGVAVLDGFLYAVGGQDGVQCLNHVERYDPKENKWSKVAPMTTRRLGVAVAVLGGYLYAIGGSDGQSPLTTVERYDPRQNKWSQVSPMSTRRKHLGCAVFNNLIYAVGGRDDCMELSSAEKYHPLTNSWSPIVAMTSRRSGVGLAVVNGQLYAVGGFDGTAYLKTIEVYDPEQNQWRLCGCMNYRRLGGGVGVMRAPQTENYIW from the exons ATGGGCGAAATGGTGGTGGAGCGAGCTCCGTCCCCTCTACGCCTTGGCCACACCTCCGAGAAGCACCCCGGCGCCACCCTGACGGAACTAAATGTATTGCGAAGACACAGAGAACTTTGCGACGTTGTTCTCAACGTTGGaacgagaaaaatatttgctcACAGAGTCATACTGTCCGCATGCAGCCCTTATTTCAG GGCAATGTTTACTGGCGAATTGGCAGAGTCACGACAAACAGAAGTAACCATTAGGGACATCGATGAGGTCGCAATGGAGCAGCTAATAGACTTTTGTTACACTTCTCAAATAATAGTCGAAGAAGCAAACGTTCAGACTCTCTTACCGGCAGCGTGCCTTCTCCAACTCGCTGAGATCCAAGATGTTTGTTGTGAATTTCTTAAACGACAATTAGACCCATCAAACTGCCTTGGTATTCGCGCCTTTGCTGACACTCACTCCTGCAGAGAACTTTTACGCATCGCCGACAAATTTACCCAGCATAATTTTCAAGAG GTAATGGAGAGCGAAGAGTTCCTGTTGCTCCCTGTAGGTCAGCTAGTGGATATCATATCATCAGACGAATTGAACGTCCGAACTGAGGAACAAGTTTTTAGTGCAGTAATGAACTGGGTAAAGTACAATGTAACAGAGCGGAGACAACATCTAGCACTAGTGTTACAACACGTGCGACTCCCACTTCTGAGTCCGAAGTTCTTAGTAGGAACAGTAGGATCGGATTTACTTGTTCGTTCGGACGACGCATGTCGGGATTTGGTAGACGAAGCGAAAAATTATCTGTTGCTACCACAAGAACGTCCCTTAATGCAGGGTCCACGAACGAGACCAAGGAAGCCAACACGACGTGGAGAAGTTTTGTTCGCTGTAGGAGGATGGTGTTCAGGGGATGCAATCGCCAGTGTTGAAAGATTCGACCCCAACACAGCTGACTGGAAAATGGTAGCGCCCATGAGCAAAAGAAGATGCGGTGTTGGGGTTGCAGTACTTAATGACTTGCTGTACGCAGTTGGAGGCCATGACGGACAAAGCTACTTAAATAGCATCGAGCGATATGATCCCCAGACTAATCAATGGTCGTGTGATGTCGCACCAACAACTTCATGCCGTACTAGTGTGGGTGTTGCTGTTTTAGATGGATTTCTATATGCCGTTGGTGGGCAAGACGGCGTGCAGTGTCTAAATCATGTAGAAAG ATACGACCCGAAGGAGAACAAGTGGTCCAAAGTCGCGCCTATGACAACCCGAAGACTAGGAGTTGCAGTTGCTGTGTTAGGAGGATATTTGTACGCAATCGGCGGGTCCGATGGTCAATCGCCCCTGACTACAGTAGAAAGATACGATCCTAGACAAAATAAATGGTCGCAAGTTTCACCGATGTCAACAAGACGCAAACACCTCGGTTGTGCAGTGTTCAATAATCTTATATACGCAGTCGGTGGAAGAGACGATTGCATGGAGCTATCTAGCGCCGAAAAATATCACCCTCTCACTAACTCTTGGAGTCCCATTGTGGCCATGACGTCCAGGAGAAGTGGG GTCGGTTTGGCAGTTGTAAACGGTCAACTTTATGCCGTTGGTGGATTTGATGGAACAGCATATCTAAAAACAATCGAAGTTTATGACCCAGAGCAAAATCAATGGCGGTTGTGTGGTTGTATGAATTATCGAAGGCTAGGCGGAGGTGTTGGAGTGATGCGAGCCCCACAAACTGAGAATTATATTTGGTAG
- the LOC107218773 gene encoding kelch-like protein diablo isoform X2: MVLQIDSVWGWASPPLRLQLAGGSRGASGSAGTGAGAQASQRMGEMVVERAPSPLRLGHTSEKHPGATLTELNVLRRHRELCDVVLNVGTRKIFAHRVILSACSPYFRAMFTGELAESRQTEVTIRDIDEVAMEQLIDFCYTSQIIVEEANVQTLLPAACLLQLAEIQDVCCEFLKRQLDPSNCLGIRAFADTHSCRELLRIADKFTQHNFQEVMESEEFLLLPVGQLVDIISSDELNVRTEEQVFSAVMNWVKYNVTERRQHLALVLQHVRLPLLSPKFLVGTVGSDLLVRSDDACRDLVDEAKNYLLLPQERPLMQGPRTRPRKPTRRGEVLFAVGGWCSGDAIASVERFDPNTADWKMVAPMSKRRCGVGVAVLNDLLYAVGGHDGQSYLNSIERYDPQTNQWSCDVAPTTSCRTSVGVAVLDGFLYAVGGQDGVQCLNHVERYDPKENKWSKVAPMTTRRLGVAVAVLGGYLYAIGGSDGQSPLTTVERYDPRQNKWSQVSPMSTRRKHLGCAVFNNLIYAVGGRDDCMELSSAEKYHPLTNSWSPIVAMTSRRSGVGLAVVNGQLYAVGGFDGTAYLKTIEVYDPEQNQWRLCGCMNYRRLGGGVGVMRAPQTENYIW, translated from the exons ATGGTGTTGCAGATAGACTCGGTGTGGGGTTGGGCGTCACCCCCGCTGCGCCTCCAATTAGCCGGGGGGTCTCGGGGCGCCTCGGGGAGTGCAGGCACTGGTGCTGGTGCCCAGGCCTCACAGAGAATGGGCGAAATGGTGGTGGAGCGAGCTCCGTCCCCTCTACGCCTTGGCCACACCTCCGAGAAGCACCCCGGCGCCACCCTGACGGAACTAAATGTATTGCGAAGACACAGAGAACTTTGCGACGTTGTTCTCAACGTTGGaacgagaaaaatatttgctcACAGAGTCATACTGTCCGCATGCAGCCCTTATTTCAG GGCAATGTTTACTGGCGAATTGGCAGAGTCACGACAAACAGAAGTAACCATTAGGGACATCGATGAGGTCGCAATGGAGCAGCTAATAGACTTTTGTTACACTTCTCAAATAATAGTCGAAGAAGCAAACGTTCAGACTCTCTTACCGGCAGCGTGCCTTCTCCAACTCGCTGAGATCCAAGATGTTTGTTGTGAATTTCTTAAACGACAATTAGACCCATCAAACTGCCTTGGTATTCGCGCCTTTGCTGACACTCACTCCTGCAGAGAACTTTTACGCATCGCCGACAAATTTACCCAGCATAATTTTCAAGAG GTAATGGAGAGCGAAGAGTTCCTGTTGCTCCCTGTAGGTCAGCTAGTGGATATCATATCATCAGACGAATTGAACGTCCGAACTGAGGAACAAGTTTTTAGTGCAGTAATGAACTGGGTAAAGTACAATGTAACAGAGCGGAGACAACATCTAGCACTAGTGTTACAACACGTGCGACTCCCACTTCTGAGTCCGAAGTTCTTAGTAGGAACAGTAGGATCGGATTTACTTGTTCGTTCGGACGACGCATGTCGGGATTTGGTAGACGAAGCGAAAAATTATCTGTTGCTACCACAAGAACGTCCCTTAATGCAGGGTCCACGAACGAGACCAAGGAAGCCAACACGACGTGGAGAAGTTTTGTTCGCTGTAGGAGGATGGTGTTCAGGGGATGCAATCGCCAGTGTTGAAAGATTCGACCCCAACACAGCTGACTGGAAAATGGTAGCGCCCATGAGCAAAAGAAGATGCGGTGTTGGGGTTGCAGTACTTAATGACTTGCTGTACGCAGTTGGAGGCCATGACGGACAAAGCTACTTAAATAGCATCGAGCGATATGATCCCCAGACTAATCAATGGTCGTGTGATGTCGCACCAACAACTTCATGCCGTACTAGTGTGGGTGTTGCTGTTTTAGATGGATTTCTATATGCCGTTGGTGGGCAAGACGGCGTGCAGTGTCTAAATCATGTAGAAAG ATACGACCCGAAGGAGAACAAGTGGTCCAAAGTCGCGCCTATGACAACCCGAAGACTAGGAGTTGCAGTTGCTGTGTTAGGAGGATATTTGTACGCAATCGGCGGGTCCGATGGTCAATCGCCCCTGACTACAGTAGAAAGATACGATCCTAGACAAAATAAATGGTCGCAAGTTTCACCGATGTCAACAAGACGCAAACACCTCGGTTGTGCAGTGTTCAATAATCTTATATACGCAGTCGGTGGAAGAGACGATTGCATGGAGCTATCTAGCGCCGAAAAATATCACCCTCTCACTAACTCTTGGAGTCCCATTGTGGCCATGACGTCCAGGAGAAGTGGG GTCGGTTTGGCAGTTGTAAACGGTCAACTTTATGCCGTTGGTGGATTTGATGGAACAGCATATCTAAAAACAATCGAAGTTTATGACCCAGAGCAAAATCAATGGCGGTTGTGTGGTTGTATGAATTATCGAAGGCTAGGCGGAGGTGTTGGAGTGATGCGAGCCCCACAAACTGAGAATTATATTTGGTAG
- the LOC124293152 gene encoding translation initiation factor IF-2-like: MHFGLMVQNMTFSIIKLVNLKISPEGQKSPGQEPGQSELRSACPGSRVSTGTGPGAQKLRSTCPESRVSPGSGPGAWKLPRASPGTRVAPGSGPGAQKLPSATPGTRVAPRNGPGAQNPGD, encoded by the exons ATGCATTTTGGTTTGATGGTACAAAACatgacgttttcaataatcaaacttgtaaacttgaaaattagtccggaaggtcaaaagtcaccaggtcaagaaCCTGGACAGTCAGAACTACgtagcgcttgtcctggaagtcgagtttcaacAGGTActggacctggagcgcagaaactacggagcacttgtcctgaaagtcgagtttcaccaggtagcggacctggagcatgGAAACTACCGCGCGCTTCTCCTGGAACTCGAGTAGCACCAGGcagcggacctggagcacaGAAACTACCGAGCGCTActcctggaactcgagttgcGCCACGAAacggacccggagcgcagaATCCAGGAG actga
- the LOC107225836 gene encoding ubiquitin-associated domain-containing protein 1 yields MFPWMRGQILEAWSSRRSSREAGRRSSALSSADPGNPSRNSGVTMFVSPQSIPESFSVNIISLEGHVFGINIKPDFTIEKIKAVATKHFYGQDTSKPSSCFRLVHATKLKSLSDEKKAEEEGIEKFDELLMVEIHPVIIKENLTEEILKGPSEEVIARITAGLPIKNPSRPAPSADCPADFQNEIRKILITLVQTSAKILNHSPEAAKIYEVIRERWETRCKPPNDPKSVKYLMDMGFSEKKVLKALRLRKMNTSEALEWLIEHGDDPDEEDFELPSLDASLDVDTGGPSSSGTSGRRRSLKEACVDLFKGGSQSSKREPNLINVVALLLESFRQFKKLDFKPNTRVISSLQEMGFEEKKIIEALKVTGNNQPNACEWLLGERRPSLEDLDEGLDPDGPIYKAIMSNPHIQLSLTSPKMLLAYLSMLESPMSANIWINDPEASPVLSQIFKTYHAEKHAIHMNRFVES; encoded by the exons ATGTTTCCATGGATGCGTGGACAAATACTGGAAGCCTGGAGTAGCAGACGGAGCTCTCGAGAAGCCGGGAGGCGCTCCTCGGCTCTCTCTTCTGCGGACCCAGGAAATCCCTCTAGAAATTCAGGTGTTACAATGTTTGTGTCACCACAGTCAATCCCTGAGAGTTTCTCAGTTAACATTATCAG tttGGAGGGCCATGTGTTTGGCATCAACATCAAGCCAGACTTTActatagaaaaaattaaagcaGTCGCAACTAAACACTTTTATGGACAAGACACATCAAAGCCTTCATCATGCTTTAGATTAGTTCATGCAACAAAACTAAAATCGTtatctgatgaaaaaaaagcagagGAAGAGGGCATTGAAAAGTTTG atgaGTTGCTGATGGTTGAGATCCATCCAgttataataaaagaaaatctaacaGAAGAGATTCTAAAAGGACCCAGTGAGGAGGTGATAGCTCGAATCACGGCAGGACTTCCAATTAAAAACCCATCACGACCTGCGCCCAGTGCCGATTGCCCAGctgat TTTCAGAATGAAATAAGAAAGATTCTCATCACACTGGTCCAAACTTCTGCAAAGATTTTAAATCATAGTCCTGAAGCAGCTAAAATTTATGAAGTAATTAGGGAAAGATGGGAGACCAGATGCAAACCGCCAAATGATCCCAAGTCTGTTAAATATCTCATGGATATGGGCTTCTCGGAGAAGAAAGTATTGAAAGCTCTACGGCTCAGGAA GATGAATACTTCTGAAGCACTTGAGTGGCTCATAGAGCATGGAGATGATCCAGATGAAGAAGATTTTGAGCTACCATCGTTAGACGCGAGCCTAGATGTGGATACAGGAGGACCTAGTTCCTCAGGAACTTCGGGCAGAAGGAGAAGTCTCAAGGAAGCATGTGTCGATTTATTCAAAGGAG GTAGTCAGAGTTCCAAGAGAGAGCCAAACTTGATTAACGTCGTCGCTCTGCTGTTAGAGTCTTTTCGTCAGTTCAAAAAACTCGATTTCAAACCAAACACGAGGGTGATATCCTCACTTCAAGAGATGGGGTTTGAGGAGAAGAAAATCATAGAAGCACTGAAAGTCACTGGAAATAATCAACCAAATGCA tgCGAATGGCTCTTAGGTGAGAGACGCCCTAGCTTAGAAGATTTGGACGAAGGCCTGGACCCTGACGGGCCAATTTATAAAGCAATTATGTCAAACCCTCACATACAACTCAGTCTCACCAGTCCAAAAATGTTACTAG CATACTTATCGATGCTAGAGAGTCCAATGTCAGCGAATATCTGGATAAATGACCCAGAAGCTTCACCAGTGTTGagccaaattttcaaaacctaCCATGCGGAAAAACATGCTATTCACATGAATCGTTTTGTTGAGAGCTAA